The Daphnia pulex isolate KAP4 chromosome 3, ASM2113471v1 genome includes a region encoding these proteins:
- the LOC124190874 gene encoding uncharacterized threonine-rich GPI-anchored glycoprotein PJ4664.02-like isoform X1: protein MDLCIYTTEKKTGAHQPEKGKKKPRRLSDQSVSGSAPVFQHMKSSFHHTKFIFWKRNFAMKLFDVLIVVAIFIAAGCLAAAAQDVTGSESPPSEATPVTEENNSSAGTETASIQTPGEPDDIQDASTVANPPADGQGTNSTTPSSPPGPVTEGSTTNQQPEPTEVVSHPPVSETTTILPETTTTTTTTSSTAIPTTSSSTTISSTTTPLMSTSSVAGPIQVVDQSTAGNSNDSTSSSTVSTTETVTTKRPTRTTRTTTQRRSTTTTSPYHECVTSSTCLDPNAHCVNLGGTNTCECRTGFRKSSPNGSCLLIELPSTTKTTTTTPPLENVTEASSTTQHINVTTSPVQSSSTEPPTAPVHQKRDVVRQASDLSQVEKMDVVTIGLQPATSVVEWVLEQDLTFRTAIARILTSTNYSILEESETTKTINVTADQVLYVAPSPQMTAEGLLVSFLVLDKEKVTPRHHSFISSIIARHKREINSTGDSSTGYLPAVWITTAIHSSQLYLETSLNQTVSSLYGGVIPYQLLSLEQLAAASLFERRLDIFIPLILVAALGFMALAVSLVCIRAKTRSTATWDPPAGVVFGKTSIKRENREDPLGSTSNADSTGQHLATDEQCRDGEEELVKNSSRINADDDVWVVPYEDGPPQGQPGHLKTQYEDTKL from the exons ATGGacttgtgtatatatacaacagAGAAGAAAACGGGCGCCCACCAGccagagaaaggaaaaaagaagccgAGGCGCCTGTCCGACCAGTCAGTGTCCGGCAGTGCTCCAGTGTTCCAGCACATGAAATCCAGTTTCCATCAcaccaaatttattttttggaaaagaaatttcgccATGAAATTATTTGACGTTTTGATCGTCGTCGCCATCTTCATCGCCGCAG gttgtttggctgctgctgctcaggATGTAACGGGAAGCGAGTCGCCGCCTTCCGAAGCGACTCCGGTGACGGAGGAGAATAACAGCAGTGCTGGAACAGAAACGGCATCAATCCAAACGCCGGGCGAACCGGATGATATCCAGGACGCCTCAACTGTTGCCAATCCACCGGCCGATGGCCAAGGAACCAATTCGACGACACCATCGAGTCCTCCTGGCCCAGTTACCGAAGGATCGACCACTAACCAACAACCTGAGCCAACGGAGGTGGTCAGCCATCCACCCGTAAGTGAAACAACAACGATCCTGCcggagacaacaacaacaacaacaactaccagCAGCACTGCGATTCCAACCACAAGTTCAAGCACGACCATTAGCTCAACGACGACGCCATTGATGTCGACGTCGAGCGTCGCCGGACCGATCCAAGTTGTTGATCAATCGacggcgggaaattcaaacgatTCGACCAGCTCATCGACCGTTTCCACGACGGAAACGGTCACGACGAAGAGGCCGACGAGGACTACCAGAACGACGACTCAGAGGCGGTCGACCACGACGACGTCGCCTTACCACGAGTGCGTGACGTCGTCCACTTGCCTCGATCCCAACGCCCACTGCGTCAATTTGGGCGGCACCAACACCTGCGAGTGCCGGACGGGATTCCGCAAGAGCTCGCCCAACGGTAGTTGTCTGCTCATTGAATTACCatcgacaacaaaaacaaccacaacaacaccTCCGCTGGAAAATGTCACCGAGGCCAGCTCGACCACTCAACACATCAACGTGACGACCTCGCCCGTTCAGAGCAGTTCAACCGAACCGCCAACAGCACCTGTACACCAAAAG AGAGATGTTGTGCGACAAGCTTCGGATTTGAGCCAAGTAGAGAAAATGGACGTGGTTACTATTGGGCTTCAGCCAGCCACCAGTGTGGTTGAATGGGTATTGGAGCAAGATCTCACATTTCGCACAGCCATTGCCAGGATCTTGACGTCAACCAACTATTCA atACTTGAAGAATCGGAGACAACGAAAACTATCAATGTCACAGCAGATCAGGTTCTGTATGTGGCGCCTTCACCACAAATGACAGCAGAAGGCCTGCTTGTATCCTTCCTCGTTCTAGACAAAGAGAAAGTTACACCCAGGCACCATTCGTTCATCAGTAGCATTATTGCAAGGCACAAGAGAGAAATCAATTCTACTGGTGATTCTTCAACTGGTTATCTACCTGCTGTATGGATCACCACGGCCATCCACAGCAGCCAACTATATTTGGAAACATCG CTCAACCAGACAGTTTCTTCCCTCTACGGCGGAGTCATTCCCTATCAGCTTTTGTCGCTCGAGCAGCTCGCCGCCGCATCGCTGTTTGAGCGTCGCCTGGACATCTTCATTCCGCTTATCTTGGTGGCCGCCCTCGGTTTCATGGCCCTGGCTGTCAGCTTAGTTTGCATCCGAGCCAAGACACGATCCACGGCCACCTGGGATCCTCCAGCCGGAGTGGTTTTcggaaag ACTAGTATCAAGCGAGAAAACAGAGAAGATCCATTGGGTAGCACCAGCAATGCTGATTCAACCGGCCAACATTTGGCCACGGATGAGCAATGCCGCGATGGAGAGGAGGAGCTTGTGAAGAATTCGTCACGTATCAATGCGGATGACGACGTTTGGGTCGTGCCTTACGAGGATGGCCCCCCTCAGGGTCAACCCGGTCACCTGAAAACCCAATACGAAGACACGAAGCTTTGA
- the LOC124190878 gene encoding uncharacterized protein LOC124190878, whose translation MATRGISENSFSLDSSVCLPGQDSCAICLGVPKNKSFANNCLHEFCFLCLQKWSMVRAECPLCMQPFSSIIHTVKSDCEYYEHVIQRPGQSVSRVGPQEMIAIRLVAPQQQTAIQDRPTASVSRDNALTSQDIHSRVNVAVEKQSVAQNQMTAPSVALPTQQVIATLQQVTATQQHSAIQQQVTAAQIYLEAQETLLPRKAETVHQYSLRSKTRRESIPNVASNVNEFCPLNSSIPQRPCSLQLSQVTATPVDQSQWWHRLVCEGMRNLMVQEMVQAIIPDPSFMNQNEMETVCGYARKFETDLYKTANSKQQYTLLHSTKINEFRTDMDQKQKRAFIQRILSSSKFLALDLERPLDLSNPRSTKAVLINLNATGAKEHLQIVDEKEEEDEECNNPSLFTGSDGSGRNGSSMVENTDGIQHTGQVSFVDDSEEVVILEMDPKPLPELIILSDSDDE comes from the exons ATGGCTACTAGAG GCATCTCTGAAAATTCTTTCTCCTTGGACTCTTCTGTGTGCTTACCAGGGCAGGATTCCTGTGCCATATGTCTAGGAGTACCTAAAAATAAGTCATTTGCAAATAATTGCCTTCATGAATTTTGCTTCTTGTGCTTGCAGAAATGGTCCATG GTGAGAGCTGAGTGTCCATTATGCATGCAGCCTTTTAGTTCAATAATCCACACTGTGAAATCAGATTGTGAGTACTATGAGCATGTAATTCAAAGACCAGGCCAGTCTGTTTCAAGAGTAGGCCCACAAGAAATGATCGCCATACGTCTTGTTGCTCCTCAACAGCAGACAGCCATTCAAGATCGTCCAACAGCGTCAGTTTCTCGTGATAATGCTCTTACATCTCAGGACATTCATTCAAGGGTTAATGTGGCAGTAGAGAAGCAATCTGTTGCCCAAAATCAAATGACAGCTCCTAGTGTTGCTCTGCCAACTCAGCAAGTTATTGCAACTCTACAACAAGTTACTGCAACTCAACAACATTCTGCAATTCAACAACAAGTTACTGCAGCTCAAATTTATCTAGAAGCTCAGGAGACTCTACTACCACGCAAAGCAGAAACTGTCCATCAGTACTCACTTAGATCAAAGACTCGCAGAGAAAGCATCCCAAATGTGGCTTCTAAT gttAATGAATTCTGCCCTTTGAATTCCTCGATTCCTCAGCGTCCTTGTAGTCTCCAACTAAGTCAAGTTACTGCCACCCCAGTCGACCAATCGCAGTGGTGGCATCGTTTGGTTTGTGAGGGCATGCGGAATCTAATGGTCCAGGAAATGGTGCAGGCAATAATTCCCGATCCAAGTTTCATGAATCAGAATGAAATGGAAACCGTTTGCGGATACGCACGCAAATTTGAAACTGATTTGTACAAGACGGCAAATTCTAAACAGCAGTACACTTTACTTCATTCTACCAAGATCAACGAGTTCCGCACAGATATGgaccagaaacaaaaaagggcatTTATTCAGCGTATTCTGTCATCATCCAAGTTTTTGGCGTTGGACTTGGAGCGTCCACTAGATCTCAGTAATCCCCGTAGCACTAAA gctgTTCTTATAAATCTAAATGCCACAGGTGCCAAAGAACATCTTCAAATAGTcgatgaaaaggaagaagaagatgaggaatgCAACAACCCGAGTTTGTTCACTGGAAGCGAT GGAAGCGGACGCAACGGAAGTTCAATGGTAGAAAATACAGATGGTATCCAACACACCGGTCAGGTATCATTTGTTGATGATAGTGAAGAAGTCGTTATTTTGGAAATGGATCCTAAACCCCTACCTGAACTTATAATTTTATCCGATTCGGACGATGAGTAG
- the LOC124190879 gene encoding protein Wnt-16-like, with translation MSFVSSDRMAASPRRTPLLAASLLLFLLLRPVTSNWMHLGLSGTSPSLTLPPQPPKAPQPPSLTLSDQATAGLAAGGPDLHQMDQHNQQSNQMVTQGSARAICAALPGLVSRQIQVCQAHPNTIQSVSDGARKGIEQCQHQFRNERWNCTTKDDQNVFGATLERGSRETAFIYAVTSAGVVHAVTQACSLGNLTECSCDMDRQGLPAPDGWKWGGCSDNIRYGIQFARQFVDAPEKAMQKKPKNVRNLMNLHNNEAGRKAIATLMRMQCRCHGVSGSCELKTCWRTMPTFAQVGDYLKQKYENAVQMKPTKFVRTMMQEKMSSKELKIQSSSSSSSSKTKRQAPLGKTDLIHIHKSPNYCVEDPKKGILGTSGRVCNKNSTGSDSCDLLCCGRGYNTQVVRHVERCFCRFVWCCQVKCKTCVTMLDVHTCK, from the exons ATGTCGTTTGTTTCATCCGATCGGATGGCCGCCAGTCCTAGGAGGACTCCGCTCCTGGCCGCCTCCCTTCTCCTATTTCTCCTACTGCGGCCCGTCACCTCCAACTGGAt gcACTTGGGATTGTCGGGGACTTCGCCGTCGTTGACGCTTCCGCCGCAGCCGCCAAAGGCGCCACAGCCGCCGTCTCTGACTCTGTCGGACCAGGCGACGGCCGGACTAGCGGCTGGAGGTCCCGACCTGCATCAAATGGACCAGCACAACCAGCAGTCGAACCAAATGGTGACCCAGGGGTCGGCTCGGGCCATCTGCGCCGCCCTGCCGGGACTCGTCTCTCGCCAGATCCAAGTCTGCCAGGCCCACCCCAACACGATCCAGTCCGTCTCCGACGGAGCCCGAAAG GGTATCGAGCAGTGCCAGCACCAGTTCCGCAACGAGCGCTGGAATTGCACGACCAAGGACGACCAGAATGTCTTTGGAGCCACTCTGGAACGAG GGAGTCGAGAGACGGCCTTCATTTACGCCGTGACGTCGGCCGGCGTCGTTCACGCCGTCACGCAGGCCTGCTCGCTGGGCAACCTCACCGAGTGCAGCTGCGACATGGACCGACAGGGTCTGCCCGCCCCCGACGGATGGAAATGGGGTGGATGCTC TGACAATATTCGGTACGGGATCCAATTCGCCCGGCAGTTTGTCGACGCTCCCGAGAAGGCCATGCAGAAGAAGCCGAAAAACGTGCGCAATTTAATGAACCTGCACAACAACGAGGCCGGTCGCAAG GCCATAGCGACTTTGATGCGGATGCAGTGCCGCTGCCACGGCGTCTCAG GCTCTTGCGAGTTGAAGACGTGCTGGAGGACGATGCCCACTTTTGCCCAGGTGGGCGACTACCTAAAGCAGAAATACGAGAACGCCgtccag atgaaACCGACCAAATTCGTGAGAACG ATGATGCAAGAGAAGATGTCGTCCAAGGAATTGAAAAttcagtcgtcgtcgtcgtcgtcgtcgtccaagaCGAAGCGTCAAGCTCCGCTGGGCAAGACGGACCTGATTCACATCCACAAGTCGCCCAACTACTGCGTCGAAGACCCCAAGAAGGGCATCCTGGGCACGTCCGGCCGCGTTTGCAACAAGAATTCGACAGGATCCGACAGCTGCGATCTCCTCTGCTGCGGAAGGGGCTACAACACGCAG GTGGTCAGACATGTCGAACGCTGTTTCTGCCGCTTCGTCTGGTGCTGCCAAGTCAAGTGCAAGACCTGCGTGACCATGCTGGACGTCCATACGTGCAAGTAA
- the LOC124190874 gene encoding uncharacterized threonine-rich GPI-anchored glycoprotein PJ4664.02-like isoform X2, whose amino-acid sequence MDLCIYTTEKKTGAHQPEKGKKKPRRLSDQSVSGSAPVFQHMKSSFHHTKFIFWKRNFAMKLFDVLIVVAIFIAAGCLAAAAQDVTGSESPPSEATPVTEENNSSAGTETASIQTPGEPDDIQDASTVANPPADGQGTNSTTPSSPPGPVTEGSTTNQQPEPTEVVSHPPVSETTTILPETTTTTTTTSSTAIPTTSSSTTISSTTTPLMSTSSVAGPIQVVDQSTAGNSNDSTSSSTVSTTETVTTKRPTRTTRTTTQRRSTTTTSPYHECVTSSTCLDPNAHCVNLGGTNTCECRTGFRKSSPNGSCLLIELPSTTKTTTTTPPLENVTEASSTTQHINVTTSPVQSSSTEPPTAPVHQKRDVVRQASDLSQVEKMDVVTIGLQPATSVVEWVLEQDLTFRTAIARILTSTNYSILEESETTKTINVTADQVLYVAPSPQMTAEGLLVSFLVLDKEKVTPRHHSFISSIIARHKREINSTGDSSTGYLPAVWITTAIHSSQLYLETSLNQTVSSLYGGVIPYQLLSLEQLAAASLFERRLDIFIPLILVAALGFMALAVSLVCIRAKTRSTATWDPPAGVVFD is encoded by the exons ATGGacttgtgtatatatacaacagAGAAGAAAACGGGCGCCCACCAGccagagaaaggaaaaaagaagccgAGGCGCCTGTCCGACCAGTCAGTGTCCGGCAGTGCTCCAGTGTTCCAGCACATGAAATCCAGTTTCCATCAcaccaaatttattttttggaaaagaaatttcgccATGAAATTATTTGACGTTTTGATCGTCGTCGCCATCTTCATCGCCGCAG gttgtttggctgctgctgctcaggATGTAACGGGAAGCGAGTCGCCGCCTTCCGAAGCGACTCCGGTGACGGAGGAGAATAACAGCAGTGCTGGAACAGAAACGGCATCAATCCAAACGCCGGGCGAACCGGATGATATCCAGGACGCCTCAACTGTTGCCAATCCACCGGCCGATGGCCAAGGAACCAATTCGACGACACCATCGAGTCCTCCTGGCCCAGTTACCGAAGGATCGACCACTAACCAACAACCTGAGCCAACGGAGGTGGTCAGCCATCCACCCGTAAGTGAAACAACAACGATCCTGCcggagacaacaacaacaacaacaactaccagCAGCACTGCGATTCCAACCACAAGTTCAAGCACGACCATTAGCTCAACGACGACGCCATTGATGTCGACGTCGAGCGTCGCCGGACCGATCCAAGTTGTTGATCAATCGacggcgggaaattcaaacgatTCGACCAGCTCATCGACCGTTTCCACGACGGAAACGGTCACGACGAAGAGGCCGACGAGGACTACCAGAACGACGACTCAGAGGCGGTCGACCACGACGACGTCGCCTTACCACGAGTGCGTGACGTCGTCCACTTGCCTCGATCCCAACGCCCACTGCGTCAATTTGGGCGGCACCAACACCTGCGAGTGCCGGACGGGATTCCGCAAGAGCTCGCCCAACGGTAGTTGTCTGCTCATTGAATTACCatcgacaacaaaaacaaccacaacaacaccTCCGCTGGAAAATGTCACCGAGGCCAGCTCGACCACTCAACACATCAACGTGACGACCTCGCCCGTTCAGAGCAGTTCAACCGAACCGCCAACAGCACCTGTACACCAAAAG AGAGATGTTGTGCGACAAGCTTCGGATTTGAGCCAAGTAGAGAAAATGGACGTGGTTACTATTGGGCTTCAGCCAGCCACCAGTGTGGTTGAATGGGTATTGGAGCAAGATCTCACATTTCGCACAGCCATTGCCAGGATCTTGACGTCAACCAACTATTCA atACTTGAAGAATCGGAGACAACGAAAACTATCAATGTCACAGCAGATCAGGTTCTGTATGTGGCGCCTTCACCACAAATGACAGCAGAAGGCCTGCTTGTATCCTTCCTCGTTCTAGACAAAGAGAAAGTTACACCCAGGCACCATTCGTTCATCAGTAGCATTATTGCAAGGCACAAGAGAGAAATCAATTCTACTGGTGATTCTTCAACTGGTTATCTACCTGCTGTATGGATCACCACGGCCATCCACAGCAGCCAACTATATTTGGAAACATCG CTCAACCAGACAGTTTCTTCCCTCTACGGCGGAGTCATTCCCTATCAGCTTTTGTCGCTCGAGCAGCTCGCCGCCGCATCGCTGTTTGAGCGTCGCCTGGACATCTTCATTCCGCTTATCTTGGTGGCCGCCCTCGGTTTCATGGCCCTGGCTGTCAGCTTAGTTTGCATCCGAGCCAAGACACGATCCACGGCCACCTGGGATCCTCCAGCCGGAGTGGTTTTcg ACTAG